The Sphingomicrobium aestuariivivum DNA window CGAGGGGCTGCCCGTGCGCCTCCACGCCGAACAATTGTCCAATTCGAACGGTGCCGCGATGGCCGCGCGCTTCAAGGCGCTGTCCGCCGACCATCTCGAACATCTCGACGAGGCCGGCGCGCGCGCGATGGCCGCGGCGGGCACGGTCGCCGTCCTGCTCCCCGCCGCTTTCTATTGCCTGCGCGAGACGCACCTGCCGCCCGTTTCCATGCTGCGCGAGGCGGGCGTGCGCATCGCCATCGCCAGCGACTGCAACCCCGGCACCTCGCCGACCCTGTCGCTGCCGCTCGTGATCAACATGGCCGCGACGCTCTTCTCGCTCAGCCCCGAGGAAGCGCTGGCCGGCATGACGACCCATGCCGCCGCCGCCCTCGGTCTCGACGACCGTGGCCACATCGCGCCCGGCCAGCGTGCCGATTTCTGCACCTGGGACGTCGAGGCGCTCGACGAACTTGCCTATTGGATCGGGCATCCCGGCCCGGCCCGCCGCTTCGTGGCGGGCGAACAGAGATGAGGAACGACATGACCGACCCGCGCCGCGACAACAGCCGCGTCATCCACGCCCGCACCGGCCCCGAAAAGGTGGCCAAGCACTGGACCACCGAGGCCGCCGTGCGGATGCTCCAGAACAACCTCGACCCCGCCGTCGCCGAGGCACCCGAGGAGCTGGTCGTCTATGGCGGCATCGGCCGCGCCGCGCGCAACTGGGCCGCCTACGACAAGATCATCGAGACGCTCGAGCGGCTGGAGGAGGACCAGACGCTGCTGGTCCAGTCGGGCAAGCCCGTCGGTGTCTTCCCGACCCACAAGGATGCACCGCGCGTCCTCATCGCCAATTCCAATCTCGTCCCCAAATGGGCGACCTGGGAGCATTTCAACGAGCTCGATGCCAAGGGCCTCATGATGTACGGCCAGATGACCGCGGGCAGCTGGATCTACATCGGCAGCCAGGGCATCGTGCAGGGCACCTACGAGACCTTCGCCGAGATGGGCCGCCAGCATTTCGGGGGCGACCTTTCGGGCAAGTGGGTGCTCACCGCGGGCCTCGGCGGGATGGGCGGCGCGCAGCCGCTTGCCGCGGTCATGGCAGGCGCCCATTGCATCGCCATCGAGTGCCAGGAAAGCCGCATCGATAAGCGCCTCGAGACGCGTTATCTCGACCATAAGGCGCATTCGATCGAGGAAGCGCTCGAGATCATCGCCAAGGCGGACAAGCCGACCAGCGTCGGCGTCCTCGGCAATGCCGCCGAGATCCTCCCCGAGATGGTGGAAAAAGGCATCCGCCCCGACGCGGTCACCGACCAGACGAGCGCGCACGATCCCGCCAACGGCTACTGCCCCGCCGGCTGGAGCGTCGCCAAGTGGACCGAGATGCGCGAGAAGGATCCCGCCCTCGTCGCGGCCGAAGCGCGCAAGTCGATGGCGGTGCATGTGCGCGCGATGCTCGCCTACCACGAAATGGGCATCCCGACGTTCGACTATGGCAACAATATCCGGCAGGAAGCCTTCGACGAGGGCGTCGACAATGCCTTCGACTTCCCCGGTTTCGTGCCTGCCTATGTCCGTCCGCTCTTCTGCCGCGGCGTCGGGCCGTTCCGCTGGGCCGCGCTGTCCGGCGATCCCGAGGATATCGCCAAGACCGACGCCAAGGTGAAGGAGTTGATCCCCGACGATCCGCACCTCCACCGCTGGCTCGACATGGCGGCCGAGAGGATTTCCTTCCAGGGCTTGCCCGCGCGCATCTGCTGGGTCGGCCTCGGCCAGCGCCACCGCCTCGGCCTCGCCTTCAACGAGATGGTTCGGAATGGCGAACTCAAGGCCCCCGTGGTGATCGGCCGCGACCATCTCGATTCAGGCTCGGTCGCCAGCCCCAACCGCGAGACCGAGAGCATGATGGACGGCTCGGACGCGGTCAGCGATTGGCCGATCCTCAACGCCCTCCTCAACACCGCGGGCGGCGCGACCTGGGTCAGCTTCCATCACGGCGGCGGGGTCGGCATGGGCTATTCGCAGCATAGTGGCGTGGTCATCGTCGCCGACGGCTCGGAAGACGCCGACGCACGCCTCGGCCGCGTCCTGTGGAACGACCCCGGCACGGGCGTCATGCGCCACGCCGATGCGGGCTATGACATCGCGAAAGAGTGTGCGCGCGAACAGGGTCTCGACCTTCCCATGCTGGAGAACGACCAGTGATCACCCTCGTCCCCGGCAACGTCTGCCTCCACGATTTGAAGCGTCTTTGGGAAGGCGCTCCCTGCCAGCTTCACGACGCCGCCAAACGCGATATCGAGGACAGCCATGCGGTCGTCACCCGCATCGTCGCGGGCGGCGAGACCGTCTATGGCGTCAATACCGGTTTCGGCCTGCTCGCCTCCGAGAAAATCCCGCAGGAACGGCTGGCCGAACTCCAGCGCAACCTCATCCTCTCGCACAGCTGCGGCCTCGGCGCGCCGCTGCCGCGCCACGTCACGCGGCTGATGATGATCCTCAAGCTCATCGGCCTGGGTCGCGGTGCCTCGGGCGTGCGGCTTGAATTGGTCGAGGCGCTGCAGAAGATGGTCGACAAGGATGCCATTCCCGTCGTCCCGAGCCAGGGCAGCGTCGGTGCCTCGGGCGACCTTGCGCCGCTCGCGCACATGACGGCCGCGATGCTCGGCGAGGGCTGGGTCGATCTTTGCGGCGAGCGCCTGCCCGCCGCCGAGGCGCTCAAGCGGATCGGCATGGAGCCGGTGGTGCTGGGCCCCAAGGAGGGGCTCGCCATGATCAACGGCACGCAGGCCTCGACCGCGATCGCGCTGGACGCCTTCTTCAAGGGCCAGCGCGTGTTCGACGCGGCGATGGCCGCCGGCGCGCTGTCGGTCGATGCGCTCAAGGGCAGCGTCAAGCCGTTCGACGAACGGATCAGCGAATTGCGCGGCCATCGCAGCCAGGAGTTCGTCGCCATGGCGATGCGCGACTGGCTCGAGGGGTCGGAGATCGTCGACAGCCATCACCGCTGCGGCAAGGTGCAGGACCCCTACAGCTTCCGCTGCCAGCCGCAGGTCATGGGCGCCTGCCTCGACCTGCTCACCAAGGTCTCGCAGATGCTCGAGATCGAGGCCAATGCAGTGACCGACAATCCGGTGCTGTTCGGCGCCGGGGACGAGGAGGCCGACGAGGCCATCTCGGGCGGCAATTTCCACGCCCAGCCCGTCGCCTTCGCCGCCGACATGCTGGCGATGGCGCTGTG harbors:
- the hutU gene encoding urocanate hydratase, coding for MTDPRRDNSRVIHARTGPEKVAKHWTTEAAVRMLQNNLDPAVAEAPEELVVYGGIGRAARNWAAYDKIIETLERLEEDQTLLVQSGKPVGVFPTHKDAPRVLIANSNLVPKWATWEHFNELDAKGLMMYGQMTAGSWIYIGSQGIVQGTYETFAEMGRQHFGGDLSGKWVLTAGLGGMGGAQPLAAVMAGAHCIAIECQESRIDKRLETRYLDHKAHSIEEALEIIAKADKPTSVGVLGNAAEILPEMVEKGIRPDAVTDQTSAHDPANGYCPAGWSVAKWTEMREKDPALVAAEARKSMAVHVRAMLAYHEMGIPTFDYGNNIRQEAFDEGVDNAFDFPGFVPAYVRPLFCRGVGPFRWAALSGDPEDIAKTDAKVKELIPDDPHLHRWLDMAAERISFQGLPARICWVGLGQRHRLGLAFNEMVRNGELKAPVVIGRDHLDSGSVASPNRETESMMDGSDAVSDWPILNALLNTAGGATWVSFHHGGGVGMGYSQHSGVVIVADGSEDADARLGRVLWNDPGTGVMRHADAGYDIAKECAREQGLDLPMLENDQ
- the hutH gene encoding histidine ammonia-lyase; translated protein: MITLVPGNVCLHDLKRLWEGAPCQLHDAAKRDIEDSHAVVTRIVAGGETVYGVNTGFGLLASEKIPQERLAELQRNLILSHSCGLGAPLPRHVTRLMMILKLIGLGRGASGVRLELVEALQKMVDKDAIPVVPSQGSVGASGDLAPLAHMTAAMLGEGWVDLCGERLPAAEALKRIGMEPVVLGPKEGLAMINGTQASTAIALDAFFKGQRVFDAAMAAGALSVDALKGSVKPFDERISELRGHRSQEFVAMAMRDWLEGSEIVDSHHRCGKVQDPYSFRCQPQVMGACLDLLTKVSQMLEIEANAVTDNPVLFGAGDEEADEAISGGNFHAQPVAFAADMLAMALCEVGSLSERRTSVLVDPKMSGLPAFLIDDGGVNSGLMIPQVTAAALVSENKALAHPASVDSIPTSAGQEDHVSMAPIAARKAGQIADNAAGVIAVELIAAAQGVDYHAPLKTSPKLRALHEKVRKHSAYLESDRYWADEMAALQAAVLAGEIA